In a single window of the Populus alba chromosome 16, ASM523922v2, whole genome shotgun sequence genome:
- the LOC118039335 gene encoding uncharacterized protein, producing MEDGETIAESLLHLEEEEDDDKKVNLRESGEDRPRGSLLNHIFSNLVSRGEADHGEKGGEEENGEKRGGLLDNIISNLVSPPCKKEHHEVSQARDGGGTTEDQAQKKQKVTVVDEESEEVKAGAGIIDHIVSHFLTSLPDDAAPTTDEATILIHSIVHD from the exons atgGAAGATGGCGAGACAATAGCTGAAAGCTTGTTGcatcttgaagaagaagaagatgatgataagaaaGTTAATCTTCGAGAAAGTGGAGAAGATAGGCCACGTGGGTCATTACTAAACCATATCTTCTCAAACCTGGTCTCTAGAGGGGAAGCTGATCATGGAGAAAAAGGAGGTGAAGAAGAGAATGGAGAGAAGAGAGGTGGGCTACTGGACAATATCATATCCAACCTGGTTTCTCCTCCGTGTAAAAAAGAACACCATGAAGTTTCCCAAGCTAGAGACGGCGGAGGAACAACTGAAGATCAAGCACAAAAGAAACAGAAGGTAACAGTAGTTGATGAAGAGAGTGAAGAAGTGAAGGCTGGTGCAGGCATCATTGATCACATTGTTTCCCACTTTCTTACATCTCTTCCAG ATGATGCTGCTCCAACAACTGACGAAGCCACCATTCTTATTCACTCCATCGTCCATGATTAA